The genomic stretch TGTCAGACATAAGTTATACATGTTATGTATTTGAATTTTCGATGTCGTTTTCAGGAATGTCTcgtgtttttttatagtttaagccggtaaacgagccgacggatcacctggtggtaagcatcGCCCAtcaacacccgaaacaccaaaggcggtacaagtgcgttaccggcattttgggggttatcggggactgggaagggggttaattgggcctccagtaacctcactcacacaacgaaacacaacgcaagcattgcttcacgtcagttttctgtgaggtcatggtatcactccggttgagccggcccatttatgCCGAGgcatggatctcccacactataaaatattactatatcATTTATATCGCCTCAATAACTTTTGAATATTAAAGTGTGTAGCTATCAATGTCAGGTAGCGATGGTATGAAGTTTTTGCGTCCATAAAAATACCTTAGTACATCATCAAGTTTAGGCTTAGACTGGATTTATTGTCAACACACTCAGCATTGGAAACGTACCACCTATTCaatatactatttattatattatttaaaacataacacaagcATCTGATACTTGTATGTAGGTCATCCTTGTACAGTCACTGTGTACAATATCCCTAATTTAAGTATAGAAAAATTAGTTTTCTTGacataatatttcattagtaGCTATATCTAACATgtttattgattgttttatgATTAGATACACGCACACTTCTTCCGACGTATTTCGTTTGACCGCCACACATTCTCCGAGGTCAATGCAAAGCTAGTTAAACAATGTAGCAACGAATATGTTACGTCTGAAATTGCTTTACCTTTAACTTATATCCGGTCAGTATAAATACACGAGTGCGCTGGTCAAAATTATCAGTCGACCGTCTGCGGTTTGAAGTGATCTATTCGTCAGAAAAAACACAGACCACGTTCACAATGAAATCGATGGTGGTGTTATTCGCTGTGTGCGCCGTGGCGTGCGGCTCCCTGGTGCCGCTGGCGCAGCCTCCTCATCACCCCGCCGTCGTGCTGGACCCGCACGGCCGCCCGCTCGACACCGCCGAGGTGATCAACGCCCGCGCCCTCCACCTGCAGGCTAAGGCCCTGGATGGACACTACGCTCCCCTCGCGCACGCTGCCGTCGTGCCTGTTGCCCACTCCGTGGTAGCCGCTCCCGCTGTGGTCGCCGCTCCCGCCGCCGTGTCCCACCAGTCCCGTGTGGATGTGCGCACCAGCCCCGCCATCGTGAGCCACGCCGTCGCTGCTCCCGTAGTAGCCCACGGTGTCTACTCCGCTCCCCTGCTGGCCCACTCCGCTCTCGGCTACGCCGGTCACGGACACTACCTGAAGAAGCGCTCCCTGGGACACCTCGCCTACGCCGCTCCCGTCGTCGCCCACGTAGCTCCCTCCGCGGTGTCGCACCAGTCCCGCGTGGACGTCGTCTCCAGCCCCGCTGTGGTGTCTCACGCCGTCGCTCCCGTAGTGTCCCACGCCTACGCCGCCCCCGTGGTGGCTCACGCTGCCCCCGTTGTCGCCGTAGCCCCCGCTGCCGTGTCCCACCAGTCCCGTGTTGATGTGCGCACCAGCCCCGCTGTTGTGTCTCACGCTGTCGCTCCCCTCGTCGCCGCCGCTCCCGTCTACGCCTCCGCCTACGGCGCTCACGGATACGCTGCGTACGGTGCTAACGCACATGGACTCCTCCACTCTGCTCCCCTTGTCCACGGCCACGCCTGGTAAACAGCGAAACTGACGAACACCTAAGATTATCACCTAAGatgatgtaaaaataataaaaaaaatatttataaaataaacattataaacaatacatgtttacttattatttcacACTTTACTCCAAGATGGGACTGAAAAccaaacatttttatcaaattttaatattaatgtcaaATTTAAATATGAAAGAATTTCGTATAAAACTGCGTCTTTAATTGTTACAATGAGTTCCCTCAATtgagtaataatattttgaacaataataattgctttcaaGTACCTTcaaatttttaaatcttttgaaATCTAGGAATGCCGTTTTGTTTGATGCATCTAGTAACAATCTCTATTACGCCACGGTTATAATAGGTAAttgatcaattattttaaaacaagtgAAGGCTTCATTACACCGAACAAGATTAACACGCAGCATATAACTGTGAGAAGGTAATTTTAACAAAGCTTTTTGTCGCACGGTTTAATTCCTTACTCTGACACAGTTCATTGGGCAACCTGcttacgaaaaaaataatttcgccTGATAGACATGTTCTGTCTATTagcgaaattaaaattatgtttatgaacatgaacaaacaacatttattctataagtttttaaactgacatagtcactaacactgacttggaacttgaaacgggatatttattcTTTCTCCTGACTTTAGTAATGGCACTGTTTCTagggtatttttatggtaatcgCACATTACCCATTAAAAACACtccaaacatacatacatatatacataatatatttaaaacgtaaTCTCGCTCTTTACATATACACGTTTCTTTACATATAACAATACGTAGATAGAGGAGGAGACAATTCGTACGACCCAGAATGATACCAGGATGATCACGATTCTCAGTCATGAGGGAACgaccagagagagagagagaggttCGATAAATTGAGAACAGTCAAAACTATGCCGCATCGCATACCTATTTAGTTCGTTCCTTTCTAAATACTCCAGTAGTTACCAAAAAGTGCATTCCATAACTCCTGTCAATGAAGCTTCAATAGCTAAGCGATAGTGGTTCTCGGAATGCGTCTAATGGAGTACTTTATGTACTGAATTATATATATTCGCCAATCCTAACCTTGCGATACAAACAGTTAAAGTTCTTACCATGTCCTTGTGACTGTCGCTTTAACTACATAGCTACTAACtcactataattattttatattgcgTTTGGTACATTTGAGAGGACGACGGAAGAACGATCTCGAAATACtacaatttacattaaaatatgcaGTAGCAAGCTAAATATACCAGCAAACAAATGGCATTCGGAAATCGACTATTTAATCTATGGGATCTTACTCTGCTGTTGGATTTCTCAATTGATTTATGTGAATATTCAGTCACTCATATTTCACAACCTTAATAAAGAAAAGCTTAATAGACTTCCTAACCCATGGCCATAGTgcataattaatgaaaaaataataaatattaaccaTAATTAAAATGACCTTAAGTACCAATGTATTCGTACATAAACTATGTACAaaaagtgtggggcaacgttttttcaaagaaatatagaaataaaaaaaaaatattcgcaaaaataaagttatagaTGCACGCATGACGTTTTGGACATTTTATCTCATGTACATTTTAAAAGATTGGTATACCTAAACTCTGGATATGAGTATTAAATACATCTAACAGACAGTAATTACAAAGCACTTGACAATAGCCCAGTACACCTTTGGAACATACTGAATATAATTATCAATATACATTAATGACGTACATGCCCACATGACCTTAAGTACCAAGCCACAACGTCATACCCTCCATAATCTAATTACCATGGCGGTGAATTCAGAGCGGTTCGGTAGCCTCATGTGACGCATACTCATAGTACCTCGAGGTAACAATGAAAATAGATTTTCGTACAAATTACAAATTGATTCAAGAATCATGTTCATAGTGATAAAGAATCACAAATACTTTGAatcaattttagaaaaatatttctcaAAGTTGTTCGTTGTCATGACCTAATTACTTTTAATCAATTTTGGCAGAAAATAAAAgacaagaaatattattattattgttttattcgtctattcattttaataaataagtattaaaacgaaaattataTTCGTTTTCGTCGAGTCTCAGTTTGCTTTACCAATGTGCGGCGCTCAGATGATGGGGAGCAGTCCAGATGGCAGAGTGGGCGATCGGGGCGAAGTG from Spodoptera frugiperda isolate SF20-4 chromosome 4, AGI-APGP_CSIRO_Sfru_2.0, whole genome shotgun sequence encodes the following:
- the LOC118273854 gene encoding cuticle protein 16.5-like, with translation MKSMVVLFAVCAVACGSLVPLAQPPHHPAVVLDPHGRPLDTAEVINARALHLQAKALDGHYAPLAHAAVVPVAHSVVAAPAVVAAPAAVSHQSRVDVRTSPAIVSHAVAAPVVAHGVYSAPLLAHSALGYAGHGHYLKKRSLGHLAYAAPVVAHVAPSAVSHQSRVDVVSSPAVVSHAVAPVVSHAYAAPVVAHAAPVVAVAPAAVSHQSRVDVRTSPAVVSHAVAPLVAAAPVYASAYGAHGYAAYGANAHGLLHSAPLVHGHAW